The window AACATGGCTGTCCAGGGTAATCCTTCCGGAGTATTTCTATGGTTGGCCGTCAATATAGCAATTATGTATTTTCGCTGGATTCAATTGGAATTTGCTTATAAGGGTGGTGTTAATCTTGTTACCAAATTACAGGGTGAAATGAACGCTTTAACTAATGCAGCGACTTTGCTTGGTGTTTACGTTGTCGGCGCTTTGATTGCAAGTCTCGTAAATATTGATGTTCCTTTTGTTGCCCACATTGGTAAAATGACAGTCAATCTGCAGAATGAATTGGATATGATTATGCCAAAACTTATTCCGGGATTGGCCGTTGGTATTATATACTGGCTGTTGGGACGCAAACGAATGACTTCGACTAAAGCAATTTTTATTGTGATTATTGTAGCGGTTGTTTTTTCAGCTCTTGGAATCTTAGGAAAAGCCGCTTGATCGAATAGAATGGATTAAGGAGTTAAAATTGAAGTTAATATTAGTAAGTCATGGACCCTTATCGTCAGCAATTTTGCAAAGTGCTGAAATGATTGTTGGCAAGATCAAAGGAGTTACGGCTTTAAGTCTAACTCCGGATATGAGTCCAAATGAGCTGCAACAAAAAATTGAAGCAGAAATAAGCAAGATCTCGGCTGATGAACAAATTGTTGTCGCGCTTGATCTATTAGGAGGAACTCCGGCTAACGTTACGACCAAGATATTGGCTGCTTATCCACAAATCAATGTACTTACAGGAATGAATCTTCCAATGATAATTGAATTTGCTAATCAACAGCTTTTGGGAGGCAAACTGAATTTTTCTCAGTTGCTTTCAATGGGCCAAGATGGGGTTACAGATATCAAACAACAGTTGAAGAATTCCGATGAGGACGAAGATGAAGTTTAATAAAAAAGCTGGTCATTAAGACCCGCTTTTTTATTATCTGACTTTATATGGATTCCGGATGTCCATAGAACAAAGCAATTGCCATCAACCTGTAACTAAGCCAGCGCCGGTTCTCTCGTGTTGGGTAAACACGATTTGTTAAGCAGACAAAGGCACTTTGATTAACCAAATTCAAAGCAATCGAAGTTCCGGTGAAACCTGTATGCCACAATGTTTTACCAGCTGGGGTCATCCAACAACGCCAGCCAAGCGTTCGTCCGTTTGCAACGGAATTATCTAATATTGAAAAGGCTGTTTCTGGCAGGATTTGTTGGCCGTTATAATAGCCCTTGTGTAAATACATTTGTGCAAAACGGGTTAGGTCGGTCAGTGTCGAGAACAATCCGGCGTGTCCACTGACGCCATCCAACAAATGGGATTTTTCATCATGAACCTCTCCTCGAATAATTCCACCTCGTTTGGCTTGTTTTTCGGTCGGAACGAAGATATTTCGATCAGCTTTCGGATTATAGGAAGTATCCGTCATGCCAATAGGTAAAAAAATATGTTCTTGGAGACTTTTTGATAAATCTCCATCGATTTTTTGAATAATCCAACCTAATAAAATAAAATTCAGGTCTGAATAAATTATTTTTGTATCGGCCGGGCAAAGTTGGGGCATATCTTTAACTGCTTGTATTAAAGCTTCTTTACTGAAATTCCAAACATTTTTGATGTCGGCACGCAAACCACTTCTGTGCAGTAAAAGCTGTTTGATCGTAATTTCGGGTTTGTTTACATCATTTATGAATTTTCCAACCGGATCTTCTAAATTTAGTTTTCCTTCTGAAAGCAGCTGCAGGATTCTAGTTGTGGTTCCGACTACTTTTGTCAATGAAGCCAGGTCGTAACGCATATTGGCTTTCAAAGCAATTGCATCTTTATTTTTTCCTTGAAAACCAAGATAATGATACTCATTTTGATCTGGTGCTATCAATGAATATGAAACACCGTAAACAGCCTTATTGCTGATTGCGCTGCGCATTAGTTCTGATATTGCCTGACCATTTTCAATCATAATTTCTGCTCCATTCATTGATTACAGCTGCTGCTCTGTCGAAGTTATTCAAGAGGAGCACTTCTTAAATTTGGCCGCTTTCGATTATTACAATCGATTGCTGCTATTGAGTCAATACAAATCATCATAGGATTTTTTGATTTAGTTATCAATTCATTTATCCGGCTGATCTCTTCTTCAGCGATTTTTCTTCTACCGGTGATAGAGATAATTTTGTCGTTGGCAGCTAGGCTTGCTTTGGCGGCTTCTTTTTTTGCTATGATTAAAAAATGAAAAACAGCTTGAAACAGCAAATTTTTGATGTTGTTACTGGCAGTCTTATTAGTACTTTGGGTTCTGCTTTATTCGAGTTTGGTGTTGGGCTCTATTTATTAAAAAAGACCGGCTCTTCGGCTCAGTACGCCCTGGTTTTAATGATTGGCCCAATCGTGATGCTCGCACTGC of the Oenococcus sp. UCMA 16435 genome contains:
- a CDS encoding PTS sugar transporter subunit IIA, translating into MKLILVSHGPLSSAILQSAEMIVGKIKGVTALSLTPDMSPNELQQKIEAEISKISADEQIVVALDLLGGTPANVTTKILAAYPQINVLTGMNLPMIIEFANQQLLGGKLNFSQLLSMGQDGVTDIKQQLKNSDEDEDEV
- a CDS encoding serine hydrolase, with protein sequence MIENGQAISELMRSAISNKAVYGVSYSLIAPDQNEYHYLGFQGKNKDAIALKANMRYDLASLTKVVGTTTRILQLLSEGKLNLEDPVGKFINDVNKPEITIKQLLLHRSGLRADIKNVWNFSKEALIQAVKDMPQLCPADTKIIYSDLNFILLGWIIQKIDGDLSKSLQEHIFLPIGMTDTSYNPKADRNIFVPTEKQAKRGGIIRGEVHDEKSHLLDGVSGHAGLFSTLTDLTRFAQMYLHKGYYNGQQILPETAFSILDNSVANGRTLGWRCWMTPAGKTLWHTGFTGTSIALNLVNQSAFVCLTNRVYPTRENRRWLSYRLMAIALFYGHPESI
- a CDS encoding PTS system mannose/fructose/sorbose family transporter subunit IID; translated protein: MATKTKYELTKKDFRQMNRRNLFLNQLGWNYEKMQGSGYLFIVLPQLRKIYGDHTPELKQAMRTQNQFFNTNPYLNTTIQGLDIALEEKRGITSLETVSGLKNGLMGPVAAIGDTIFASLIPAIIGAIAANMAVQGNPSGVFLWLAVNIAIMYFRWIQLEFAYKGGVNLVTKLQGEMNALTNAATLLGVYVVGALIASLVNIDVPFVAHIGKMTVNLQNELDMIMPKLIPGLAVGIIYWLLGRKRMTSTKAIFIVIIVAVVFSALGILGKAA